One Maribacter cobaltidurans genomic window carries:
- a CDS encoding RidA family protein produces MKKLTNQLTILATFFALAFVFQSCEKKQKEETKEVEKEVIVEAEKPEYFLLRPEVEKAYGYSHAVKIGNSIKISGAVSMDNEGNPTAVGDIEQQMKNCYADLEKILKHFGCTFDDVVKEDIFTTDMAQMLEKSAYRAEIYKNGFPTGSWLEVKGLALPEFLVEIELEIHKSE; encoded by the coding sequence ATGAAAAAACTAACCAACCAATTGACTATACTCGCAACATTTTTTGCATTGGCTTTTGTATTCCAAAGTTGTGAAAAAAAACAAAAGGAAGAAACTAAAGAAGTGGAAAAAGAAGTAATTGTCGAGGCCGAAAAACCTGAATATTTTCTCTTGCGTCCAGAAGTAGAAAAAGCATACGGATATTCACACGCTGTGAAAATTGGGAATAGCATTAAAATTTCTGGAGCAGTAAGTATGGATAATGAAGGAAATCCAACTGCTGTTGGTGATATAGAACAGCAGATGAAAAATTGTTATGCTGATTTGGAAAAAATATTAAAACACTTTGGTTGCACATTTGACGATGTTGTAAAAGAAGATATTTTCACAACTGATATGGCTCAAATGTTGGAAAAATCAGCTTATCGTGCTGAAATTTATAAAAATGGATTTCCGACTGGTTCATGGCTTGAAGTAAAAGGATTAGCATTACCTGAATTTTTGGTTGAAATCGAACTTGAAATACATAAATCGGAATGA